Proteins encoded together in one Shewanella oneidensis MR-1 window:
- the mtgA gene encoding monofunctional biosynthetic peptidoglycan transglycosylase produces MTAPLYAMRDHVNRPQVNLPPPKPKMRGVKRVFTWLAKLVLGLFFASILSVVLLRFIDPPMWSWRIERALFPPAPITEVRHQWRSLEQISPELQLAVIAAEDQKFAGHSGFDLDAISSAIEYNQKGKKVRGASTLSQQAAKNLFMWSSRSFIRKGIEAWFTLLMELIWDKARILEVYLNIVEFGPGIYGAEAASKHYFGKSAAKLTRYEASLLAAALPNPWRYKVSPPSSYVEQRSAWIRKQMRQLGEVTLKKVNEAQ; encoded by the coding sequence ATGACCGCCCCTTTGTATGCCATGCGCGATCATGTCAATCGTCCCCAAGTTAATCTTCCACCTCCAAAGCCTAAGATGCGTGGTGTAAAGCGTGTATTTACTTGGTTAGCCAAATTGGTTTTGGGCTTATTTTTCGCCTCTATTTTAAGTGTTGTGCTACTTCGCTTTATTGATCCTCCTATGTGGAGTTGGCGAATAGAGCGTGCGTTGTTTCCGCCTGCACCGATTACTGAGGTTAGGCATCAATGGCGCTCGCTTGAGCAAATCTCCCCTGAGCTGCAATTAGCCGTGATTGCCGCAGAAGATCAAAAGTTTGCTGGTCACAGTGGTTTTGATTTAGATGCGATTAGTTCGGCAATCGAATACAATCAAAAAGGTAAAAAGGTTCGTGGAGCCAGTACCTTAAGCCAGCAAGCAGCAAAAAACCTCTTTATGTGGTCGAGCCGTAGTTTTATCCGTAAGGGAATCGAAGCTTGGTTTACCCTGTTAATGGAATTGATTTGGGATAAGGCGCGCATTCTCGAGGTGTATCTCAACATCGTGGAATTTGGTCCGGGGATATATGGCGCTGAAGCTGCATCTAAACATTATTTTGGCAAGAGTGCAGCTAAATTAACCCGCTATGAAGCCTCATTACTTGCTGCAGCTTTACCTAATCCTTGGCGTTATAAAGTCTCACCCCCTTCTTCTTATGTTGAGCAACGCTCAGCATGGATCCGCAAGCAAATGCGTCAACTAGGTGAGGTGACGCTCAAAAAAGTCAACGAGGCACAATGA
- a CDS encoding 2OG-Fe(II) oxygenase family protein: protein MFEFNFERDMASLREEYAKDAKINIQHVWQNETAAVIAKALATEVSFDNAMFVENKPMRISDQQIRQLPVEAQKDLQQKILQNAANGIGFLYGSHLVGGLDGKPSPELLTSLHRFINSPDMFKFIQSITGIEGICYASLQASRYIQGNFLTRHNDVVESEGRKVAFVFGFTPEWHPDWGGLLQFYTPKGVLTDTWVPTFNNLALFDVHHPHSVSFVAPFAKRPRFSVTGWFRTIAPSK from the coding sequence ATGTTTGAGTTTAATTTTGAGCGAGATATGGCTTCACTGCGTGAAGAATATGCTAAAGATGCAAAAATCAATATTCAACACGTCTGGCAGAATGAAACCGCAGCTGTCATTGCTAAAGCACTTGCTACTGAAGTCAGTTTTGATAATGCAATGTTTGTTGAAAATAAACCAATGAGAATTTCGGACCAACAAATACGCCAATTACCTGTTGAAGCTCAGAAAGATTTACAACAAAAAATATTACAAAATGCTGCCAATGGAATTGGTTTTTTATATGGAAGTCATCTTGTGGGGGGCTTAGATGGAAAGCCGTCACCGGAGTTACTCACATCGCTACATCGTTTTATTAACAGCCCTGACATGTTTAAATTTATTCAATCCATTACAGGTATTGAAGGCATTTGTTATGCCTCGCTGCAGGCGAGTCGTTATATTCAGGGGAATTTCTTAACAAGACATAATGATGTTGTGGAAAGTGAGGGTCGTAAAGTTGCTTTTGTTTTTGGCTTTACACCAGAATGGCATCCTGATTGGGGTGGTCTGCTGCAGTTTTATACTCCTAAAGGCGTGCTGACTGATACTTGGGTGCCAACATTTAATAATTTGGCATTATTCGATGTTCACCATCCTCACTCTGTTTCATTTGTCGCGCCGTTTGCAAAGCGCCCACGCTTTTCCGTAACAGGATGGTTTCGAACGATTGCACCTAGTAAATAG